A window from Pan paniscus chromosome 14, NHGRI_mPanPan1-v2.0_pri, whole genome shotgun sequence encodes these proteins:
- the AMER2 gene encoding APC membrane recruitment protein 2 isoform X2, giving the protein METSRSRGGGGAVSERGGAGASVGVCRRKAEAGAGTGTLAADMDLHCDCAAETPAAEPPSGKINKAAFKLFKKRKSGGTMPSIFGVKNKGDGKSSGPTGLVRSRTHDGLAEVLVLESGRKEEPRSGGDSGGGGGGRPNPGPPRAAGPGGGSLASSSVAKSHSFFSLLKKNGRSENGKGEPADASKAGGKQKRGLRGLFSGMRWHRKDKRAKAEAAEGRAPGGGLILPGSLTASLECVKEETPRAAREPEEPSQDAPRDPAGCGDIIADQEEEAGPSCDKHVPGPGKPALSKKNPGVVAYQGGGEEMASPDEVDDTYLQEFWDMLSQTEEQGPEPQEGAAKVAAALETKVVPETPKDTRCVEAAKDASSVKRRRLNRIPIEPHPKEEPKHPEKEQQEGVPNSDEGYWDSTTPGPEEDSSSSGKKAGIPRDSYSGDALYDLYADPDGSPATLPGGKDNEETSSLSRLKPVSPGTITCPLRTPGSLLKDSKIPISIKHLTNLPSSHPVVHQQPSRSEMPRTKIPVSKVLVRRVSNRGLAGTTIRATACHDSAKKL; this is encoded by the exons ATGGAGACGAGCCggagccgcggcggcggcggggctGTCAGCGAGCGCGGCGGAGCTGGCGCGTCCGTGGGGGTCTGCAGGAGGAAGGCGGAGGCCGGGGCTGGGACCGGGACCCTCGCGGCAGACATGGACTTGCATTGTGACTGTGCCGCCGAAACGCCGGCCGCCGAGCCGCCGTCGGGGAAGATTAATAAAGCTGCCTTCAAATTATTCAAGAAGAGGAAATCgggtggcaccatgcccagcatttttGGGGTCAAAAACAAAGGGGACGGGAAAAGCTCGGGTCCGACGGGGCTGGTGAGGAGCAGGACCCACGACGGACTCGCCGAGGTGCTGGTGCTGGAGAGCGGCAGGAAGGAGGAGCCGCGCAGCGGGGGCGACagcggcgggggcggcggggggcGGCCGAACCCGGGGCCCCCCAGAGCCGCAGGGCCCGGCGGGGGCTCCCTCGCCAGCAGCTCGGTGGCCAAGTCGCACAGCTTCTTCTCGCTGCTGAAGAAGAACGGGCGCTCGGAAAACGGCAAGGGAGAGCCTGCGGACGCGAGCAAGGCCGGCGGCAAACAAAAGCGGGGGCTGCGGGGGCTGTTCAGCGGCATGCGCTGGCACAGGAAAGACAAGCGGGCCAAGGCGGAGGCCGCGGAGGGGCGCGCGCCCGGGGGCGGCTTGATCCTGCCCGGCTCGCTCACCGCCAGCCTGGAGTGCGTCAAGGAGGAGACGCCCAGAGCCGCGCGCGAGCCGGAGGAGCCCAGCCAGGACGCCCCGCGAGACCCAGCAG GCTGTGGAGATATTATTGCAGACCAAGAGGAAGAGGCAGGTCCCAGCTGTGACAAGCATGTCCCCGGGCCAGGCAAGCCGGCTCTGTCTAAAAAGAACCCCGGCGTGGTGGCCTACCAAGGAGGCGGGGAAGAGATGGCCAGCCCGGACGAGGTGGACGACACCTATCTACAGGAGTTCTGGGACATGCTCTCCCAGACCGAGGAGCAGGGACCCGAGCCCCAGGAGGGCGCGGCTAAGGTGGCAGCTGCGCTGGAAACCAAGGTGGTGCCCGAGACCCCCAAAGACACCAGGTGTGTAGAAGCGGCCAAGGACGCGTCCTCGGTCAAGCGCAGGAGGCTCAACCGGATTCCCATCGAGCCCCATCCTAAGGAGGAGCCCAAGCACCCGGAGAAGGAGCAGCAGGAAGGCGTCCCCAACAGCGACGAGGGCTACTGGGACtccaccacgccaggcccagAGGAAGACAGCTCGAGCAGCGGGAAGAAGGCGGGCATCCCCCGGGATAGCTACAGCGGGGACGCGCTCTATGATCTCTATGCTGACCCGGACGGAAGTCCAGCAACCCTTCCTGGAGGGAAGGACAACGAGGAGACGTCCTCCCTGTCCCGGTTAAAGCCCGTATCTCCAGGCACCATCACCTGTCCACTGCGAACACCAGGCAGCTTGCTGAAGGACTCTAAGATCCCTATTAGCATCAAGCACCTGACCAACCTTCCATCTAGCCATCCCGTGGTGCACCAGCAACCCTCCAGGAGTGAGATGCCCAGAACAAAAATCCcggtttccaaagtgctggtccGCAGAGTCAGCAACCGGGGCTTGGCTGGGACCACCATCAGGGCAACGGCCTGCCACGACAGTGCCAAAAAGTTGTGA
- the AMER2 gene encoding APC membrane recruitment protein 2 isoform X1, with product METSRSRGGGGAVSERGGAGASVGVCRRKAEAGAGTGTLAADMDLHCDCAAETPAAEPPSGKINKAAFKLFKKRKSGGTMPSIFGVKNKGDGKSSGPTGLVRSRTHDGLAEVLVLESGRKEEPRSGGDSGGGGGGRPNPGPPRAAGPGGGSLASSSVAKSHSFFSLLKKNGRSENGKGEPADASKAGGKQKRGLRGLFSGMRWHRKDKRAKAEAAEGRAPGGGLILPGSLTASLECVKEETPRAAREPEEPSQDAPRDPAGEPAGGEEVPAPADRAPARSCREAEGLAHPGDTGARGEDAAGHRRAEKPRAPPEPGPGEVRTAEDASRTGAVPVKTVPLVDSEGGSGRAPAAPDPASVDPPSDPSADRICLMFSDVTSLKSFDSLTGCGDIIADQEEEAGPSCDKHVPGPGKPALSKKNPGVVAYQGGGEEMASPDEVDDTYLQEFWDMLSQTEEQGPEPQEGAAKVAAALETKVVPETPKDTRCVEAAKDASSVKRRRLNRIPIEPHPKEEPKHPEKEQQEGVPNSDEGYWDSTTPGPEEDSSSSGKKAGIPRDSYSGDALYDLYADPDGSPATLPGGKDNEETSSLSRLKPVSPGTITCPLRTPGSLLKDSKIPISIKHLTNLPSSHPVVHQQPSRSEMPRTKIPVSKVLVRRVSNRGLAGTTIRATACHDSAKKL from the coding sequence ATGGAGACGAGCCggagccgcggcggcggcggggctGTCAGCGAGCGCGGCGGAGCTGGCGCGTCCGTGGGGGTCTGCAGGAGGAAGGCGGAGGCCGGGGCTGGGACCGGGACCCTCGCGGCAGACATGGACTTGCATTGTGACTGTGCCGCCGAAACGCCGGCCGCCGAGCCGCCGTCGGGGAAGATTAATAAAGCTGCCTTCAAATTATTCAAGAAGAGGAAATCgggtggcaccatgcccagcatttttGGGGTCAAAAACAAAGGGGACGGGAAAAGCTCGGGTCCGACGGGGCTGGTGAGGAGCAGGACCCACGACGGACTCGCCGAGGTGCTGGTGCTGGAGAGCGGCAGGAAGGAGGAGCCGCGCAGCGGGGGCGACagcggcgggggcggcggggggcGGCCGAACCCGGGGCCCCCCAGAGCCGCAGGGCCCGGCGGGGGCTCCCTCGCCAGCAGCTCGGTGGCCAAGTCGCACAGCTTCTTCTCGCTGCTGAAGAAGAACGGGCGCTCGGAAAACGGCAAGGGAGAGCCTGCGGACGCGAGCAAGGCCGGCGGCAAACAAAAGCGGGGGCTGCGGGGGCTGTTCAGCGGCATGCGCTGGCACAGGAAAGACAAGCGGGCCAAGGCGGAGGCCGCGGAGGGGCGCGCGCCCGGGGGCGGCTTGATCCTGCCCGGCTCGCTCACCGCCAGCCTGGAGTGCGTCAAGGAGGAGACGCCCAGAGCCGCGCGCGAGCCGGAGGAGCCCAGCCAGGACGCCCCGCGAGACCCAGCAGGTGAGCCCGCAGGGGGAGAGGAGGTGCCCGCCCCCGCCGACCGCGCCCCAGCGCGGAGCTGCCGAGAGGCCGAGGGCCTCGCGCACCCCGGCGACACCGGCGCCCGGGGAGAGGACGCCGCGGGGCATCGGCGCGCCGAGAAGCCCCGGGCACCCCCCGAGCCGGGGCCCGGGGAGGTCCGCACGGCAGAGGACGCTTCCAGGACGGGGGCCGTTCCCGTAAAGACGGTCCCCCTTGTCGACTCCGAAGGCGGCAGCGGCCGGGCGCCCGCCGCCCCAGACCCTGCCTCTGTCGATCCACCCTCAGACCCGTCGGCAGATCGTATTTGTTTGATGTTTTCTGACGTGACTTCACTGAAAAGCTTTGACTCTCTTACAGGCTGTGGAGATATTATTGCAGACCAAGAGGAAGAGGCAGGTCCCAGCTGTGACAAGCATGTCCCCGGGCCAGGCAAGCCGGCTCTGTCTAAAAAGAACCCCGGCGTGGTGGCCTACCAAGGAGGCGGGGAAGAGATGGCCAGCCCGGACGAGGTGGACGACACCTATCTACAGGAGTTCTGGGACATGCTCTCCCAGACCGAGGAGCAGGGACCCGAGCCCCAGGAGGGCGCGGCTAAGGTGGCAGCTGCGCTGGAAACCAAGGTGGTGCCCGAGACCCCCAAAGACACCAGGTGTGTAGAAGCGGCCAAGGACGCGTCCTCGGTCAAGCGCAGGAGGCTCAACCGGATTCCCATCGAGCCCCATCCTAAGGAGGAGCCCAAGCACCCGGAGAAGGAGCAGCAGGAAGGCGTCCCCAACAGCGACGAGGGCTACTGGGACtccaccacgccaggcccagAGGAAGACAGCTCGAGCAGCGGGAAGAAGGCGGGCATCCCCCGGGATAGCTACAGCGGGGACGCGCTCTATGATCTCTATGCTGACCCGGACGGAAGTCCAGCAACCCTTCCTGGAGGGAAGGACAACGAGGAGACGTCCTCCCTGTCCCGGTTAAAGCCCGTATCTCCAGGCACCATCACCTGTCCACTGCGAACACCAGGCAGCTTGCTGAAGGACTCTAAGATCCCTATTAGCATCAAGCACCTGACCAACCTTCCATCTAGCCATCCCGTGGTGCACCAGCAACCCTCCAGGAGTGAGATGCCCAGAACAAAAATCCcggtttccaaagtgctggtccGCAGAGTCAGCAACCGGGGCTTGGCTGGGACCACCATCAGGGCAACGGCCTGCCACGACAGTGCCAAAAAGTTGTGA